The following DNA comes from Cheilinus undulatus linkage group 4, ASM1832078v1, whole genome shotgun sequence.
TCCTGGACAGAGTCTTGAATTTCCATCAGTGAGAACCACAGCTCCAGGATCTAAACTACTGGAAACACAGCACAACAGAAAGGGAGTAGTTATATAACCCCTCTTCCCCTTCAACTGAGCACGTACATGTGGAAATATCAGCAACTGTATTACACCATATTACAGTAAATTACACCAAAATTAAACATCTTTAGGTCACATATATTTTATTAAAGACAGGCAAGGGGAAAAGGCTACAATCAGTATTATACCAAGAAATAGTGTAAAAGCAAGTTGGGTTTGGCTTGGAAATGCAATGAGTGGcagatcatttaaaaaaaaaatcacaggaaaGAGAACATTAAATATAGCACTACATAAACTGTGCtgtgataaaacaaacaaacaaaaaagataagACAAAAAATGCCCCAAAGTGTGAAATCTAATTTGAGTTACAACAATTCATTTAAACTGGTCCTAAAATagtttatttgaagtttttagACCATTTAACAACAGTATCAATACTACAAATGTCCCTGCAACATTTACAATTCCACTTGTTTgatagaaaatattttttctgggAGGCAGCAATGGTAACACCATTAACATGTAGTCACTTGTCTTTGGCTGATGATCTAAGGCTGCCATCAAGTGGTAGTCAATAAAACAACACTTCAACAAATGATTTTATACTATGTATTGtataaataaaaaacctttttacaagtaaaacacaatataaaattatttaacATATGTAAAACAAAACAGGGCATGTATCAAGGAATTGTCTTCTGCTTAAatcattaagagaataaacaGTTTTGATAACTGTGGGCCAAACCAGTGTAGAAGCCAGGAGCATCTTTATAATATGGTATCTATAGATTTCAGTTGGGTGACAGAAAATATGGAAAATGTAACTACAACCCACAGCAATGTTTATGTCAACTATAACAGGGTGAAAGGTCTATTTAATCCATAACTTGGTTCATTAACTTTCAGACATCAGATCCAGGTACTGTGCTGCACGCCGGAGTagcagctgacacagaggttCCCCGCAAAAACACCTTTCCACTATTATCATTGCTGTTCACAAAGTGGGACAATAAGCCGTACAGGAGAGGTCTGAAAagttaaatgtacaaaaaaaaaagttgttggCAACATATTTGCATGTACAGAGAAGAAATAAATTATTCTCAAATTGAGTTTTCAAGATTCCACTTGTGGTTTAATGAGAAcaacaataagaaaataaagCTATTGAGCATCTTACGATTTTTCAAAATAGAACTATGACAAAAGCAGTGATTCACTTTTTCTCCAGTAGATGATCATACCCCCAGAGAATTCAGTAAATATTTGAACACGGTGTTCAGTGGCTCACTGCACTTCACTTACACTGGCTTGGAGCTTGAATCCTCAGTGACTTTCAACTCACTTGCCAGGAATTGTCTGTCCAAGGGGACTTCAGGCTGGCCTGACtctaagaaaacaaacagaagggagttttaaagtcatacaAGTGGTCTGTGTATTAATACAGACTGGTTAAAATTACAGCACAGCAGCTGAATCTGAAATCTGTAACAGTATGAATTAGTTAGATGTTTAGATGCTGCTGCTTTCTCACAAAAGTATGCCGTAAAATGGTACGGGGCCAGTTAATGTGACACAATGCTGCATGTAAGAATTAGGAGTAGTTCTGTTGGTTTGCTTATACTTGTTATGTTCACCTACCTGCTGTCAGCACTGATGCAGTGTATCTGTACTTGTTAAACTCCAGGTACTCCCGGATGAGCTCATTGATGAGCAGGTTTTCGTGGGACAGCTGCGGACGAGGTTGACGCTGGTCATCCAGGGCACTGAACACTTCTGCCCGGATACGAGCTTTGAGCTGGCCCAGCACACCCCGGGACTCCAACGTTTCTCGTACGGCTACAATATTCAAATGTATtggatcagaaaaaaaacagatattgtGTTTGTTCCTTGCGATGGACTAGGTGACTGAATTCAGCTCGTTTAACTCTACTGTTTACCCTTACAGACGGCCTCTTTCTTTCCAACGTACTCCATTAATTTATCTGTAGATTAAAGTTTTCCAACACAATGGTAAATGCTGGGACTTCTTCAAACATGAACAACATCATGTGATTCAAAAGCACTAAAGCTTCAAATCGGGATATTTGTTAAATCGACACCTTTCCATTCTAATTCACTTTAGTGTACAATATTGAAAAGCTGTACAACAGGTAACGTAAAGTAGCCTACTCCCTAGCATGATCTACTTTAGAGCAGTCTGAAATCTATCAGAATCTATTAGTTTTAATTTATGCCGAACTGGAGAATAAGATAAAACGATACATAAAGCGCTGATAGCCTCGAAAAGTGAATTTGCTGAGCCCCCTAGCTATTTTGCAGGCTAAatttcattatttcaaaatgGAGACATGTACTCTTCAGGACCTGTTGTGTTCG
Coding sequences within:
- the cep20 gene encoding lisH domain-containing protein FOPNL; protein product: MATITELKCAVRETLESRGVLGQLKARIRAEVFSALDDQRQPRPQLSHENLLINELIREYLEFNKYRYTASVLTAESGQPEVPLDRQFLASELKVTEDSSSKPVPLLYGLLSHFVNSNDNSGKVFLRGTSVSAATPACSTVPGSDV